A stretch of the Thalassotalea euphylliae genome encodes the following:
- a CDS encoding glycosyltransferase family 9 protein has translation MIAPKKLCILRLSAIGDVCHAVAMVQAIQRQHPDCEITWVIGKVEAMLLSELPGVKFVVFDKKAGWQGYMALRKALAGQVFDVLLHMQVALRASIASLMIKAKTRIGFDRARAKEGQWLFTNSQIQSQTEPHVLDGFMGFAQQLGVSDTTPHWHMPISDEQQLWASEQLVSDKPIAIICPAASKAERNWLAQRYGEIAYHLHQQGFAVVLCGGPTELEQKLATIIQANCPEPLLNLVGKTSLVQLAACLKLAHLVIAPDTGPAHMAVTVGTPVIGLYAHSNPKRTGPYLYPQYVVSYYQQAIQAQYHQPVSKLPWGVRAKGDDLMENISVEQVKDKIRQLIADRYPELSNTP, from the coding sequence ATGATCGCTCCAAAAAAACTCTGTATTTTACGTTTATCCGCTATTGGCGATGTTTGTCATGCGGTTGCTATGGTGCAAGCGATCCAGCGACAACATCCTGATTGCGAAATCACTTGGGTGATCGGCAAAGTGGAAGCCATGCTGTTAAGCGAATTACCCGGTGTAAAATTTGTCGTATTCGATAAAAAAGCAGGCTGGCAAGGCTATATGGCATTGCGCAAAGCCTTGGCAGGCCAAGTGTTTGATGTGTTGTTGCACATGCAAGTTGCACTGCGCGCTAGTATTGCCAGCTTAATGATTAAGGCAAAAACGCGCATTGGCTTTGACCGCGCTCGTGCCAAGGAGGGGCAGTGGTTGTTTACCAACAGCCAAATTCAGTCGCAAACTGAGCCTCATGTGTTAGACGGCTTTATGGGCTTTGCCCAGCAACTTGGGGTGAGTGATACAACGCCGCACTGGCATATGCCAATCAGTGATGAGCAGCAGCTATGGGCGAGTGAGCAGCTAGTGAGTGATAAGCCGATAGCAATTATTTGTCCTGCGGCTAGCAAAGCTGAGCGCAATTGGTTGGCACAGCGCTATGGCGAAATTGCCTACCACTTGCACCAGCAAGGCTTTGCTGTTGTACTTTGTGGCGGCCCAACAGAGCTTGAACAGAAGTTAGCGACCATTATTCAAGCCAACTGTCCTGAGCCTTTGTTGAATTTGGTTGGTAAAACTTCGCTTGTGCAATTAGCGGCTTGTTTGAAACTGGCACACTTGGTAATTGCACCCGACACTGGGCCTGCTCATATGGCAGTAACTGTTGGTACACCTGTTATTGGCTTGTATGCACACAGCAATCCTAAACGCACTGGCCCATACTTGTACCCACAATATGTTGTCAGCTACTACCAGCAAGCCATTCAAGCGCAATATCATCAGCCTGTTAGCAAACTCCCTTGGGGGGTAAGAGCGAAAGGTGATGATTTAATGGAAAACATTTCTGTTGAACAGGTCAAAGATAAGATTCGACAGCTTATCGCCGATCGCTATCCTGAGCTATCAAACACACCTTAA
- a CDS encoding alpha/beta hydrolase: MKLSIIFPALCFILFSFASNVSAVQTQSSANSSTNVSDAVNLMAEVSITTKDKFTLSADYFEGLPRSDGFLLLHGCQSDRQSLTPIAKLLAEQGHHVLSLDLRGYGKSTTEQYSHANIKRDTKDIINYQQRMAQLMAYWEEDVLAGYEHLATKLAKENNISILSVGCAARYAVSTAEQLYVANMALLSPDMDYATKERYKNLRDIASFFISSVHHVESYQTAKELFEWNGHDRSTMLLYKGNYAGNQLLRRNKSLAIDIAHWLSERAK, encoded by the coding sequence ATGAAACTATCTATTATTTTCCCCGCATTGTGCTTTATTTTATTTTCGTTCGCTTCTAACGTAAGTGCGGTGCAAACTCAATCAAGCGCGAATTCAAGCACTAACGTCAGTGACGCGGTGAATTTGATGGCTGAAGTGAGTATCACCACTAAAGATAAATTTACCTTAAGCGCTGATTATTTTGAGGGCTTGCCGCGCAGCGATGGCTTTTTGTTATTGCACGGGTGCCAGTCTGATCGCCAATCGCTAACGCCAATTGCTAAGCTATTGGCTGAGCAAGGTCATCACGTATTATCATTGGATTTGCGCGGTTATGGTAAAAGCACTACAGAGCAATATTCACATGCCAACATTAAGCGTGATACCAAAGACATCATTAATTACCAGCAACGTATGGCTCAGCTGATGGCGTACTGGGAAGAAGACGTACTCGCTGGCTATGAACATCTCGCGACTAAGTTGGCTAAAGAAAACAATATCTCAATTTTGTCGGTTGGCTGCGCCGCTCGCTATGCTGTTTCAACAGCCGAGCAGTTATACGTTGCGAACATGGCGCTACTCAGCCCAGATATGGACTATGCCACCAAAGAGCGTTACAAAAACTTAAGAGATATCGCGAGTTTCTTTATTAGCTCAGTGCATCATGTGGAAAGCTACCAAACGGCCAAAGAGCTGTTTGAATGGAATGGTCACGATCGCTCAACAATGTTGCTCTACAAGGGTAATTATGCGGGCAACCAGTTGCTGCGCCGCAATAAGTCATTGGCAATTGATATTGCCCACTGGCTAAGTGAAAGAGCGAAGTAG
- a CDS encoding TetR/AcrR family transcriptional regulator codes for MKTWDKIIQASIELFNEHGERNVTTNHIAAHLGISPGNLYYHFRNKEDIILSIYEQYARNLILDTFPLMSDDIEPLDAIILYMDAVFQAMSKFRFFYANLPVLLAKNPSLREKYVEVQELISKRVSDMMISLRDAGMINFNDEELPDLVSILRLVNTFWLSFYQTQNMENEIDASVFYEGVLKILVILKPYTTEKALPEFLKARELYLARHEEARLAG; via the coding sequence ATGAAAACATGGGATAAAATTATTCAAGCTAGTATCGAATTGTTTAATGAACATGGAGAGCGCAATGTCACAACAAATCACATTGCTGCACATTTAGGTATTAGCCCAGGCAATCTCTATTATCACTTCAGAAACAAAGAAGACATTATTCTGTCGATATACGAACAATATGCGCGTAACTTAATTCTCGATACGTTTCCGTTAATGTCAGACGATATCGAACCGCTTGATGCGATTATTTTGTATATGGATGCGGTTTTTCAGGCAATGTCTAAGTTCCGTTTCTTTTATGCAAATCTTCCTGTATTGCTGGCAAAGAATCCGTCATTGCGAGAGAAGTATGTTGAGGTTCAGGAGCTGATCAGTAAGCGAGTGAGCGATATGATGATTTCATTGCGCGACGCTGGCATGATTAACTTTAACGACGAAGAGCTCCCTGATCTCGTTAGCATTTTGCGTTTGGTCAATACCTTCTGGTTGAGCTTCTACCAAACACAGAATATGGAAAATGAGATTGATGCTTCAGTATTCTACGAAGGGGTGTTGAAGATTCTCGTTATCTTAAAACCTTACACCACAGAAAAAGCATTACCCGAATTTCTAAAAGCTCGCGAATTGTATTTAGCGCGCCATGAAGAAGCCCGTTTAGCTGGCTAG
- the coaD gene encoding pantetheine-phosphate adenylyltransferase, producing the protein MSVKAIYPGTFDPVTNGHTDLIERASKLFSEVVVGVAYSPSKKPRFDLDHRVKMLEQVTAHLDNVSVIGFTGLLVDLAKEHQANVLIRGLRAVSDFEYEFQLANMNRRLSPDLESVFLTPAEENSFISSTLVKEVALHKGDVSQFVHPVVQQALEDSMK; encoded by the coding sequence ATGTCTGTAAAAGCAATTTACCCAGGTACTTTTGACCCTGTAACCAACGGTCATACTGACCTGATTGAGCGTGCCAGCAAATTATTTTCTGAAGTTGTTGTTGGCGTCGCCTATAGCCCGAGTAAAAAGCCGCGCTTTGATTTAGACCACCGCGTAAAAATGCTTGAGCAAGTCACCGCTCACTTAGACAACGTCAGCGTAATAGGCTTTACTGGCCTTCTCGTCGATCTAGCGAAAGAACACCAAGCTAACGTGTTGATCCGTGGCTTGCGTGCTGTGTCGGATTTCGAGTATGAATTTCAACTCGCCAACATGAACCGCCGTTTATCACCGGATTTAGAAAGTGTTTTTCTAACGCCTGCTGAAGAAAACTCGTTTATTTCCTCAACCTTAGTTAAAGAAGTTGCGTTGCACAAAGGTGACGTTAGCCAGTTTGTTCACCCTGTTGTTCAGCAAGCA
- the waaA gene encoding lipid IV(A) 3-deoxy-D-manno-octulosonic acid transferase, whose translation MALLTYRLLLIFLLPVVLLAAILRSLSQPAYRQRLHERLGIVPSKFRPGGIVIHGASVGEVLALKPFINQCLVEFPNTPITVTTFTPTGSEQVQKIFGDRVQHCYLPLDVWPCTTMFLAKLKPKALVVMETELWPNLVAQAYKRNTKLLLINGRISDKSVASYQKFSALIKPCLAKFDQVFAQSEVNKERLIALGARQARCHNIGNLKYDISEGSDTKVKYQTLSPMFSPARPVWLLASSHEGDEQLILDAYRQVREAHSELLLVIVPRHPERFDKVAQLLAQQGFSYQRRSDAQPILPETQVWLMDSLGELLAAYQLANIVTIGGTFSTIGGHNPLEPALYQKPTIVGSDMANFAEVHQQLVEQNGIITLAHQDNKQQLAQQLSLEVSQLLANNTQAQTLGRNAYQVVKANQGCSERTLAALKAELS comes from the coding sequence TTGGCATTGCTAACCTACCGACTGCTTCTTATTTTCCTACTACCTGTCGTGTTGCTCGCGGCAATATTGCGTTCATTAAGCCAGCCAGCTTATCGACAAAGGCTACACGAGCGACTAGGTATAGTGCCCAGTAAGTTCCGTCCAGGCGGTATTGTTATTCATGGCGCAAGTGTCGGTGAAGTTTTGGCACTTAAACCTTTTATTAATCAGTGCTTAGTTGAATTTCCCAATACACCCATAACGGTTACCACATTTACGCCGACAGGCTCAGAGCAAGTGCAAAAAATTTTCGGTGATCGGGTTCAGCATTGCTACCTCCCACTCGATGTTTGGCCGTGCACTACAATGTTTTTAGCCAAACTCAAACCCAAAGCTTTAGTGGTCATGGAAACCGAACTCTGGCCCAATTTAGTGGCACAAGCGTATAAGCGAAATACCAAATTACTGCTGATCAATGGTCGAATTTCGGATAAATCGGTAGCTAGCTACCAAAAGTTTTCAGCGCTTATCAAGCCATGTTTAGCAAAATTTGATCAGGTATTCGCGCAAAGTGAAGTCAATAAAGAGCGCCTTATCGCCTTGGGGGCAAGGCAAGCTCGCTGTCATAACATTGGTAATCTTAAGTATGACATCAGTGAAGGCAGTGACACTAAGGTTAAGTACCAAACGCTAAGCCCAATGTTTTCGCCAGCACGCCCTGTATGGCTACTTGCCAGCAGTCATGAAGGTGATGAGCAGCTAATTTTGGATGCTTATCGCCAAGTTCGTGAAGCACACAGCGAACTGTTATTGGTGATTGTTCCACGCCACCCAGAGCGCTTCGACAAAGTTGCCCAGTTACTTGCCCAACAAGGCTTTAGCTATCAGCGACGTAGTGATGCTCAGCCAATATTGCCAGAAACACAAGTTTGGTTGATGGATTCTTTAGGGGAGCTGTTAGCTGCCTATCAACTCGCCAATATCGTGACCATCGGCGGGACGTTTTCCACCATTGGTGGGCATAACCCGCTTGAACCTGCGCTTTATCAAAAGCCAACAATTGTGGGTTCAGACATGGCTAATTTTGCAGAAGTACATCAACAGTTAGTAGAGCAAAACGGCATCATTACGCTAGCGCATCAGGACAACAAACAGCAACTTGCTCAGCAATTAAGCTTAGAGGTTAGCCAACTACTAGCTAACAACACACAAGCGCAAACGTTGGGGCGTAACGCTTATCAAGTGGTGAAAGCCAACCAAGGATGTAGCGAGCGAACGCTAGCGGCACTAAAAGCTGAACTGAGCTAA
- a CDS encoding nuclear transport factor 2 family protein has product MLSNWHEMVKTRDINMLPKILADNVILHSPIIHRPVEGKKMVGMYLTAALHTFANKAFTYDREFLCKNGAVLEFSTEIDGIFVNGIDMITWNDSGEIIDFKVMVRPLKAINLINERMTALLEKYKAQQQV; this is encoded by the coding sequence ATGCTATCCAACTGGCACGAAATGGTTAAAACACGTGATATCAATATGTTACCAAAAATACTGGCAGATAACGTGATACTGCACTCACCAATTATTCATCGTCCAGTGGAAGGTAAAAAAATGGTTGGTATGTATTTAACAGCCGCCCTCCATACTTTTGCCAATAAAGCCTTTACCTATGATCGAGAATTCCTTTGTAAAAATGGCGCGGTCCTCGAATTCAGCACAGAAATTGATGGCATTTTTGTCAATGGTATCGATATGATCACGTGGAACGATTCGGGCGAAATTATTGATTTTAAAGTCATGGTAAGGCCGCTCAAGGCGATCAATTTAATCAACGAACGTATGACTGCCCTGCTTGAAAAATATAAAGCGCAGCAACAAGTATAA
- a CDS encoding glycine C-acetyltransferase: protein MSSNFYAHLQEQIDQVKADGLYKAERIITTAQQAEIAVTSGEEVINFCANNYLGLANHPALIDAAKSGLDDHGFGMASVRFICGTQDIHKTLEQKLSDFLGMEDTILYSSCFDANAGLFETLLGPEDAIISDALNHASIIDGVRLCKAKRFRYANNDMTELEARLQEADEAGARFKLIATDGVFSMDGVIANLKAVCDLADKYNALVMVDDSHAVGFVGDKGRGSHEFCDVMGRVDIITGTLGKAMGGASGGYTSGRKEIVEWLRQRSRPYLFSNSLAPAIVSASIRVLDLLADGDDLRKTLCENQSYFRTQMEAAGFTCAGADHAIVPVMIGDAALASKMADKLLAEGIYVIGFSFPVVPKGQARIRTQISAAHTRAQLDKAIAAFTRIGQELGVISAS, encoded by the coding sequence ATGTCATCGAACTTTTATGCGCATCTACAAGAGCAAATAGATCAAGTTAAAGCCGACGGCTTGTATAAAGCTGAACGCATTATTACAACAGCACAACAAGCTGAAATTGCGGTTACGAGTGGCGAAGAAGTTATTAATTTCTGTGCTAATAATTATTTAGGCTTGGCAAATCACCCTGCGTTAATTGACGCAGCAAAATCGGGCTTAGATGATCACGGTTTTGGTATGGCGTCTGTGCGTTTTATCTGTGGTACACAAGATATTCATAAAACGCTTGAGCAAAAGTTAAGTGATTTTTTAGGCATGGAAGATACCATTTTGTATTCTTCTTGTTTCGATGCTAATGCCGGCCTATTTGAAACCCTATTGGGGCCAGAAGACGCGATTATTTCTGATGCGTTAAATCATGCCTCAATTATTGATGGTGTACGTTTGTGTAAAGCAAAGCGTTTTCGTTATGCCAATAACGACATGACAGAGCTAGAAGCAAGATTGCAAGAAGCCGATGAAGCTGGCGCTCGTTTCAAACTGATTGCGACCGATGGTGTGTTCTCAATGGATGGTGTTATTGCTAACCTGAAAGCTGTTTGCGATTTGGCCGATAAATACAACGCCTTAGTGATGGTAGACGATTCACATGCTGTTGGTTTTGTCGGTGACAAAGGTCGAGGCAGCCATGAGTTTTGCGATGTAATGGGCCGTGTCGATATTATTACTGGCACCTTAGGCAAAGCGATGGGCGGCGCTTCCGGTGGTTACACTTCGGGTCGAAAAGAAATTGTTGAATGGCTACGTCAGCGCTCGCGCCCTTATTTATTCTCAAACTCATTAGCACCAGCCATTGTTTCTGCGTCAATTCGCGTGCTGGATTTATTGGCAGACGGCGATGACTTACGTAAAACCTTGTGTGAAAACCAAAGCTACTTCCGTACACAAATGGAAGCTGCTGGCTTTACCTGTGCAGGCGCTGATCACGCAATTGTGCCTGTGATGATTGGTGATGCGGCATTAGCCAGTAAAATGGCAGATAAGTTATTGGCCGAAGGTATTTACGTGATTGGCTTCTCGTTCCCCGTCGTTCCGAAAGGGCAAGCGCGAATTCGCACGCAAATATCAGCAGCACACACTCGTGCACAATTAGACAAGGCGATTGCGGCCTTTACGCGCATTGGCCAAGAGCTAGGTGTGATTTCAGCGAGCTAG
- a CDS encoding 3-deoxy-D-manno-octulosonic acid kinase, with the protein MNLDAIVNSGLASLVKEPHQWLLYNKQFAHLLNNEMFDSDYWQNQNAVTGSAQGRGTTYFVKCEGHDWVLRHYYRGGLIGKLIHDSYLYTGINNTRAVKEHILLSQLEQWKLPAPRPVACRIRRSGLSYRADIISERINNAEDLYTRLLREPVTDELWQRIGKTIAAFHQKGVYHHDLNIHNILLDDKQQVWLIDFDQGEIRSGGNWQQANMARLLRSFHKEKTKHPAVHWQDAQWQLLEQSYQQTLK; encoded by the coding sequence TTGAACCTCGATGCAATTGTAAATTCTGGACTTGCCTCACTTGTAAAAGAACCGCACCAATGGCTGCTTTACAACAAACAATTTGCCCATTTGTTAAACAATGAAATGTTCGACAGTGACTATTGGCAGAATCAGAACGCCGTGACCGGCAGTGCACAGGGGCGCGGCACAACCTACTTTGTCAAATGTGAAGGGCATGATTGGGTGCTCAGACATTACTATCGCGGTGGCCTGATTGGCAAACTTATCCATGACAGTTATTTGTATACTGGCATCAACAACACTCGTGCAGTTAAAGAGCACATTCTGTTGAGCCAGCTTGAACAGTGGAAATTACCAGCGCCACGACCTGTTGCTTGTCGAATTCGCCGCAGTGGGCTGAGTTATCGCGCAGACATTATCTCTGAGCGGATCAACAACGCGGAAGATCTCTACACGCGATTGTTACGCGAACCTGTGACAGATGAACTTTGGCAACGTATTGGCAAGACCATTGCGGCTTTTCATCAAAAAGGGGTATATCATCACGACCTGAACATTCACAACATCTTACTAGATGACAAACAGCAAGTTTGGCTAATTGATTTTGACCAAGGTGAAATACGTTCGGGTGGCAATTGGCAGCAAGCTAATATGGCAAGGCTGTTAAGGTCTTTTCACAAAGAAAAAACCAAGCACCCTGCGGTTCATTGGCAAGATGCACAGTGGCAGTTACTTGAGCAAAGCTATCAGCAAACGCTCAAGTAA